A region of the Acidimicrobiales bacterium genome:
GTCGAGGGGAACCAACTCGGCACCTCCTACCGTCCAAGAAGCGTGGGCTTGTCAAGAGCGGATAAATGCGACACTGGCATGGTGGTCGGCCGACACCGTTCTCTGAGACTTGCAGCCGGTCGCGTCCTCGTCGGGACGACGACCATGCTCATGGCCGGGTGTTCTCACGGTGGTCGATCCGGCGCAGGTTCGCCGGTCGTGCCGAGCGCGAGCTGCCCGGCTCTCGCATCGGCTCCCCGAGTCGACATCAACGAAAATGTCATCGTCGGGACATGGGATCAGACCGCGACTGTGCGTTCGCTCGAACAACGCCTTCGACTGGTAGGGGCCGGCTGTCCCGAGGCCAGAGTGGGGCCGGCACCCGATAATGGCCTCCCAATCCCAGCCGGCGGCGGGACCCTCGAAATTCGGTGGCTGAAAGGGGTCGGCGACGACCCGAATCAGGCCAATGCGCACGCCTTTTATCTGCTTCGGGATGGCGACCTAGCGCTGCGCAGGATCACCGGTGAACCCCCAGGGGCATGCACCCGCAATACATCGCTCGCCGATGATCGCAGCCCCCGCGACATCGTCATCGCCGGAAAGTGCACTCACCTGAGCAGTGCCTTCATCGATCACATCCGTCCGATCAAGGCGGCCGTGGCCCGAGACCGCGACCCGTTCACCTGGACCTTGACGCTCACGCTTGATCGCGCCACGACCCGCCGTGTCGCACGTGCCCGCGAGCCGCTGTTCGCGTCGATCGACGGCTTCCCGCGGGGCCGAGCAGTCCTCGCCGGCGATGTTCTTACCGCCAGAGGTCACTATGACGGGGGCGGCATCGAGGCCCGTGCCGACGCCGTCAACACCCAAGTCCCGATTGCCACGATCCCGTTTTATTTCGCAACCTCGTAGCCGCTCAACGACTACCAAACCACAGCTGTGTGTCTCGACGCGACCGAAAGTCTCATCAGCGCTGGGTAGGGAGCAGAAAGACGAATGTATCGACGTAGCGCTTATCGGCTGCTACCGAACAGAGCCAGATCGCTAGATATACGGGTGATCCATCGTGTATCTCATGCCGGCGTCGGTAAGCTTCAGCCGGCGTGGAGGGGTAGATCTTTAGGTGCGCCGGGAAGGTCGTGGCAAGTGTTGCGGCGGAAGAGGCATCTGGTCACGTCCTCTCCGACGACCGTTCGATACTCGCTCGTCACTGACGAGCATTCGTTCGTCGGAGACCGAGGTGAGCGGATCGATGTTCACGGTTGGTCGGTCTACAGCGCCGCCGGTCAGCCAGTCTTGGCAAGCGACGACGGCCCGATCCACGCCGACATCTGGTTCACCCGAATTGCGGGAATGCCCCATCATCGGGCCTCCCAACGACCTGAGTGCGCTCCAGGAAGGCTGGTGACGCTCGTCCCGGAGCCTACGAACCCGGCCGACAAGAATGCGATTGCGGTTTACGCCAACCGGCGGCTCGTCGGCTACGTTCCCAAGAACGCGGCCAAGCGTCTCGCCCCACTTCTCTCGGGTCGAAGGGTCGAAGCTCAGATCACGACCTGCTACTCAGACGGTGGTGAGCGAATCGGCGCTCACATGATCTTCTCTCTTGGCACGCCCTTCGATCTGCACTGACCGGAACGGGCTGACACCGTCGAGAGAGCAGCCAGCTTCGTGGTCTCCCGCCCCGTGGCTGAGAGACCC
Encoded here:
- a CDS encoding HIRAN domain-containing protein, giving the protein MLRRKRHLVTSSPTTVRYSLVTDEHSFVGDRGERIDVHGWSVYSAAGQPVLASDDGPIHADIWFTRIAGMPHHRASQRPECAPGRLVTLVPEPTNPADKNAIAVYANRRLVGYVPKNAAKRLAPLLSGRRVEAQITTCYSDGGERIGAHMIFSLGTPFDLH